The genomic stretch GGCCGTGACGATCCGGGTCTTCCAGGGCGAGCGTCCGATGGCGTCGGACAACAAGATGCTGGGTCAGTTCGATCTGATGGGCATCCCGCCGGCGCCGCGCGGCATGCCGCAGATCGAGGTCGCCTTCGACATCGACGCCAACGGCATCGTCAACGTCTCGGCCAAGGACAAGGCGACCAACAAGGAACAGTCGATCCGCATCCAGGCCAACGGCGGCCTGTCGGACGCCGACATCGACAAGATGGTCAAGGAAGCCGAGGCCAACGCCGCCGCCGACAAGGTCCGCAAGGATCTGGTCGAGGCCCAGAACGCCGCCGACAGCCTGATCAACTCGACCGAAAAGGCCCTGGCCGAACACGGCGACAAGGTCGAGGCCGACGTCAAGACGGCGATCGAGACCGGCCTGACCGAGCTGAAGACCGCCCGCGAGAGCACGGACGCCGAAGACATCCGCGCCAAGACCAACACCCTGGTCCAGGCTTCGATGAAGCTGGGCGAAGCCATGTACGCCCAGCAACAGGGCGCCGGCGAAGCTGAAGGCCAGCCGGCCGACGACGGCGTGGTCGACGCCGAGTTCGAGGACGTTTCGGACGCCGACGGCGACGAAAAGAAGAGCGCCTGATCCGCAACAGGTCGGCAAAATGATACGGCCCCGCTTGTCTTGCGATAGGCGGGGTCTTTTCATGAAACTTGCATCATTCGTCCCGGCCCCCATGTCAGTCGGGACACCGCCTTCCTCAGAACCCGCAGAGGTTCGGGCAGGCGGCAGGGGAAGTAATGAGGACTGACGCCCGATGGCGCGTGATTATTACGAAATTCTGGGCGTCGAACGTACGATCGACGCACCCGGCCTGAAATCGGCCTATCGCAAACTGGCCATGATCCACCATCCGGACCGCAACGGCGGCTCGGAAGAGTCGATGGCCCAGTTCAAGGAAATCTCCGAGGCCTATACGGTCCTGTCGGACGATCAAAAGCGCGCGGCCTACGACCGGTTCGGCCATGCCGGCGTGAACGGCGGCGGCGGCGGCGGATTCGGCCAGGGCCAGCAGGGCTTCTCGGACATCAACGACATCTTTTCCCAGGTGTTCGGCGACGCCTTCGGGGATGCGTTCGGCGGGCGTCAGGGCCGGGGCCAGCAGGGCGGACCGCGCCGCGGCTCGGACCTGCGCTATGATCTCGAGATCAGCCTCGAACAGGCCTACAAGGGCGCCGAGGTCGAGATCAACATTCCCGCCACCCTGACCTGCGAGACCTGCGAAGGCTCGGGGGCCAAGCCGGGCACCAAGCCCGTCACCTGCACCACCTGCAACGGCGCCGGCCGCGTGCGCCAGGCCAACGGCTTCTTCCAGGTCGAGCGCACCTGCCCCCGCTGCCACGGCGCGGGCCAGATGATCGCCGACCCCTGCACCACCTGTCACGGCCACGGCCAGGTGCGAAAGACCCGCACCCTGAATCTGAAGATCCCGGCCGGCGTCGACGACGGTTCGCGCATCCGCCTGACGGGCGAAGGCGACGCCGGCCAGCGCGGCGGCCCGCGCGGCGACCTGTATGTCTTCCTGTCGGTGACGCCGCACGACCTGTTCGAGCGCGACAACCTGGACCTGCTGGTCACCGTGCCGGTTCCCATGACCGTCGCGGCCCTGGGCGGCGAGATCGAGGCCCCCTGCCTGGTGTCCGAAGCCTGTGACGGCAAATGCAGAGCCGCCGTCGCCGTGCCGGCCGGGGCCCAGACGGGCAAGACCGTCCGCATCAAGGGCAAGGGCATGCCCCATCTGAACGGCCGCGCGCGCGGCGATCTGGTGGTCGAACTGTTCGTCGAGACCCCCACCGACCTGACCCCGCGCCAGAAGGAATTGCTGCAAGAGCTTGCCCTGTCGTTCGGCGAGGGGCAGAACCCACGCAATTCCAGCTTCGCCGGAAAAGCGAAGCGCTTCTGGGCCGACATCCTGGGCAATCAGGATGCGGACGGGTCGAAAGAGAACGCGGCTTGAGCGCCATCTTCCACGCCGGCATCTCCGGCTATCGCGGCCGGATGGGTCGTGCGGTGTCCCAGGTTCTGGACGCGCGCGAGGACGTGGTCGTGGCCGCCCGCTTCGACTGGGGCGAGACGGCCGACATTTCGCTGTGCGACGTGATCATCGACTTTTCGACGCCCGACGCCTCGCTGGCCCTGGCCCAGGGCGCGGCCGAACGCGGCGGACCGGCCCTGGTCATCGGCTCCACCGGCTTCACGCCGGATCAGGAGGCCGAGCTGATGAAGGCCGCCGAAAAGATCGCCATCGTCAAGAGCGGCAACTTCTCGCTGGGCGTAAACATCCTGATCGGCCTGGTCCAGCACGCGGCCCAGCGTCTGGACGCCCAGGACTGGGACATCGAGATCACCGAGGCCCATCATCGCCGCAAGGTGGATTCCCCGTCAGGCACCGCCCTGATGCTGGGCGAGGCCGCCGCCGAGGGCCGGTTCACCGACCTGTCCGAGATCCGCTCCAAACCCTATGACGGGGTTCAGGGCGAGCGCGAGAGCGGCAAGATCGGCTTCTCCTCGATCCGCGCGGGCGGCATCATCGGCGAGCATACGGTCCTGTTCGCCTCCGAGGATGAGGTCCTGACCCTCAGCCACTCGGCCATCGACCGCTCCCTGTTCGCCAAGGGCGCCGTCGCCGCCGCCGCCTGGGTCCGCACGCGCCGCCCCGGCCTGTACGACATGCAGGACGTGCTGGGCTTCAGGCAGGCCTGACTTTAAGGGGGCGCTTCGCTCGCGACGCGGTCGCTCACGGCTTGAGCGCACCTCTCTCACATACGATCTGGATCAGCCGCGGCCGTATGGACGGCTAAGCAGCCGATCCTCGGGTCAAGCCCGGGGATAGCCCGGCGACGCCGCTCAGGAAGTCGCCGATCTGATCGGTCAGATCTTCCACTCGCCGCTTCTGCAAAGAAAACCAGAAAAATTTCCCGCCAAGCTTGGACGGTTTGTAACGATTAACATCGCCCGTGCTTAAAGGCTCCCACGCACGACACGACCCGGCTCCAAGGCCGGTCTCAGGATTGACAGGACGACATGAAGGCCCGGACCAGCGTCGAAAACATCGCCGGCGGCATCGCGCTCCGGATCGCGGCCGCAGGCGCCTTTTCGATCATGACGGCGACGCTGAAACTGGCCTCGTTCGACGGGGTGGTCGCCGCCGAAATGCTGTTCTACCGCGCCTTTTTCGGCCTGCCCGTGGTGCTGATCTGGGTCTTGACCCAGCCCGGCGGCCTGGCCGGCCTGACCACCCGCCGCCCCTGGGCTCTGGCGGGGCGCAGCGCCCTGGGCATCGTCTCCATTCTTTGTCTGTTCCAGACCCTGACCCTGCTGCCGCTCGCCGACGCCACGACGCTCAGCTTCACCGCCCCCATCTTCGCCACCCTGTTGTCCTTCCTGATCCTTAAGGAGGCGGTGGGGCCGCGCCGCTGGGCCGCTGTGGCGGTCGGCTTCATCGGGGTGGTCGTGGTCATGCGGCCCCTGGCCCTGATCTCCGGAGACGGGGGAGACCAGGCCATACCCCTGGTCGGGATCGGCTTCGCCCTGGCCGGCGCCCTGCTGACGGCGGGCGTGACCATCACCCTGCGCCAGCTGCGCGACACCGAACATGTCGCCGCCATCGTCTTCTGGTTCTTCGCCGCCTCCTCCGTCGTCGGGGCCATCCTGCTGATCTTCGTCGGCAAGATGCACAGCCCCGCCACCTTCGGCCTGCTGATCGGATCGGGCATTGCGGGGGGGCTGGCGCAGCTGTTCATGACGGCTTCGCTGCGCGCCGCCCCGGTCGCGGTCGTCGCCCCCTTCGACTATCTCCAGATCGTCGGCGCCGTGGTCTTCGGCTGGTGGCTGATGCACGCCACCCCCAGCGCCACCACCTTAGCCGGCGCCGCCCTCATCGCCGCCAGCGGCCTCTACACCGCCTGGCGCGAACACGTCCGCCGCAAGGACAGCCTGATGCAGACGACCGCGCCGCTGGTTTGAGCGAATTCGCGACGATCAGCGGATAAAATATCCGATCACCTTCCAGGTCCCGCGCTCGCGCATCAGGACTGCAGTCTCGACGGAATCGGCCTTGTCGCGAAACGCCGTCCGATACTGAATGACCTGATACTCCCCGGCAGGCAGACCCGGAAGGGTGGTGGACGGGGCCACGCTGGTCTGGGTCCGAGTGACGACGGGCCCGACCGTGCCGCGCACCGAAGCCACGGTCGCCGCCCAGTCCGCCTGCCCCACCTGCGCCTGGAACAGGCCCCCGGCCGCATTCCAGCTATCGGCCCACTGCGCCCGGTCCAGCAGGGAGATCCAGGCCAGGGCTGCCTCGCCCCCCTCGCCGGGCTCAGCCGCTTGGACAGGCGAAGCGGCAGGAGGCGGCAAATTCGTCGGCGCCCCTGCGGGCGGGGCGGCGTGGGTGAAGATCAGAGCGGCGACGGCGAGCGACAGCATGACGGCGAGTCCTCCTATGATCCAACGGGCAGATGACGTCACCCGACGGCTTTGCGGTGAAGCGACAAGTCTGACACCCTCGGCCGCGAGGTCTTCCCCCAATTCCTTGTCCCCAAGAAATTCGGGTCTCGCCACATGGGCCTCCGACGCACCGCCCGCCTCGGCTTCCACAAGACGCCTTGCTGCGGCCCGGCTGCTCGACAGCCCCAGCTTGTTCCGCGCCGAGCGCAGCCGTTCGTTCACTGAATGAACGGACAGATCCAGGTGGCGGGCGACGGACTTGGCGTCATGGCCTCGGGCCAGAAGCCGCAGGGTCTCCTTCTCCCGCTCACTCAGGGACTCCAGCGCCTCGTTCATCCTGTCCTCTCTTCAGAAAGGCGAGCCTAGGCGACCCAAGACCACGCCGCCACCCTCAGGCGAAACGGCCTGATTGCCGCCTGGCGCAAACACGTCCGCCGCAAAGACAGAGTGACGCAGACGACCGCGCCGCCGGTTTGAGGGGCAGGGACGCTTCCAGACTACGCCATCATCCTAATGGCTCGTCCGTAGGATGATGGCGTGAAGTACAAATCCGGGATTCGGGCTGCTCTCAGGTCAGCGCCATCATGCCAAGGGTGAGAAAGAGGGCCGCGATAGGCAAGGTCACCCAAGGCGCGCTCGAGCCGGTGATCAAATGGGCCACCATGTTCAGAGGTATCAGTACGGCTAGCCAGAAGACGGTGCGTCTGGCGATCAGCGACCAGATTCCTGACTTCCGCACCATATCGTTTTCCTGTCCCTACCGCCCTGTCGATCCGAACCCGCCGGTCCCTCGCGCCGTCTCATCCAGTTCCTCGACCTCGACCCAGTCCGCGCGCTCGTGCTTGGCGATCACCAGCTGGGCGATGCGCTCGCCGCGACGGATGACGAAGGGCTCGGGGCCGATATTGGCCAGGATCACGCCGCACTCGCCGCGATAGTCGCTGTCGATGGTGCCCGGCGCATTGGGGCAGATGATCCCATGCTTGAGCGCCAGACCCGAGCGCGCCCGCACCTGGGCCTCGAACCCCAGCGGCAGGGCGATCTTCAGCCCCGTGGGCACCAGGGCGCGGGCGCCGGGCGCCAGGGTCATCGGCTGGTCTTCGGGCACAGCCGCGCGCAGGTCCATCCCGGCCGAGCCCGCGGTTTCATAGGCCGGCAAGGGCAGGCCCTCGGCATGGGGCAGGCGCAGGATCTGGACGGCGACAGTCTGGGTCATTGGGCGCTCTTGAAATGGTCGGCGATACGGGCGGCGACGGCCCGGGCGATGGCGGTCTTGGACTGGCGCGGCCAGCTTTCAGTCTTGTCGGCGGTGACCAGCAGCACGGCGTTGCCGTCCGAGCCGAAGACGTCGTCGGACACGTCATTGCCGATGATCCAGTCGCAGCCCTTGCGCGACAGCTTGGCGCGGGCGTTGGCCTCCAGCTCCGTGGTCTCGGCGGCGAAGCCGATCACCAGTTTCGGCCGGTTCGGCCCCGGCGCGGCGATCCCGGCCAGGATGTCGGGGTTCTCGATCAGGGCCAGGGTCGGCGGGCCGCCCGGACCCTTCTTGATCTTGCCGCCGGCGATGGTGTCCACGCGCCAGTCGGCGACGGCGGCCGACAGCACGGCGATGTCGGCGGGCAAGGCGGCCTGGGTCGCCGCCTGCATCTCCAGCGCGCTTTCCACATCGATCCGCGTCACGCCCACGGGCGCGCCCAGGGCCGTCGGGCCGGACACCAGGGTCACCTCGGCCCCCAGCTCAACCAGGGCGGCGGCGATGGCGTAGCCCTGTTTGCCGCTGGAGCGATTGGTCAGGCCCCGCACCGGGTCGATGGGCTCAAAGGTCGGTCCGGCCGTGACCACCGCGCGCCGACCGGCCAGCGGCCTTGCCCCTCCGGCCGCCAGCAGGCCGATGATCGCCTCCAGGATGGCCGCCGGTTCCGCCATCCGGCCGGGTCCGTATTCGCCGCAGGCCATCTCGCCGTCGTCCGGCCCCACCACCGCGACACCGTGATAGCCGGGGAGGGTCTTCAGCCGCTCCATATTGGCCTGAACCGCCGGATGCTCCCACATCCGCACATTCATGGCCGGGGCCAGCAGCACCCGCTTGTCCGTGGCGATCAATGTGGTCGAGGCCAGGTCGTCGGCTAAACCGTTCGCCGCCTTGGCGATCAGACCCGCCGTCGTCGGCGCCACCACCACCAGATCGGCCCAGCGCGACAGCTCGATATGGCCCATGCTGGTCTCGTCGTCGGGGTGGAACAGGCCCGACCGCACCGGATGGCCGCTCAGCGCCGCCAGCGACAGGGGCGTCACGAACTCGGCCCCGGATTCGGTCAGGATCACCCGCGTCTGGCCGCCCGCCTTGGCGATCAGCCGCACCAGCTCCAGCGCCTTATAGGCCGCGATGCCGCCGCCGACGATCAGCAGGATTTTGCGGTTCGAGAGGGGGCGACTGTCCATGATCTCGGTCTAGCCGCCCCACGCGACGCCGTCGAGACGGCGGAAAAGAACATTGCAGGAACAGTTTGGTTGTGCTTTCATCACGTCAGGCGGGTATTTGACAGGGAGACGGGGGATGATTTCACAGGAATGGCTCAGGGCGGCCGCGCTCGGGCTGATGGTGGCCGGGCTGGCGGCCTGCGACAACGCCTCGGCGGTCCAGACGCGGGACCGGACGGCCGAGGCCGCGCCCATCGGCCTGGCCATGACCGCGACGGAGGTCTCGGACGGCTCGGCCGCGACCGAGGCCAAGCCGGTCCTGACCACCGGCCGACGCGAGACCGTCGACGCCAAGATCGCCCGCCTCTATGCGCGCAACGGGGCCGACTTCGACGCCGCCTCGGCCGAGGACTATCTGGACAAGGTCACAGCCTTCACCGCCAAGCCGCCGCGCGACGTCGAGACGGTGAAACGACCCAATGGCGACACCCTGATCTATCAGGCCTCGACCAACACCTTCGCCGTCGTGGCCCGCAACGGCGCGCCCCGCACCATGTTCAAGCCGACCACGGGCGCCGACTACTGGGCCGAACAGAAGAGCGCGGCCCCCAGCTTCGGCCAGAGGCGGCAATCGACGCAGGACGACGGCTGATATAGACGGCGGGGTCCGACCCTGATCTGGAGCCCGCCCGATGTCCGACGCCCCCACTGGCGCAAAGCCGCTGCTGAAGACCGCCCTGATCTATGATTTCGACGGCACCCTGGCGCGCGGCAATATGCAGGAGGTCAGTTTCATCCCCTCCGTGGGCATGGGAATCGGCGCCTTCTGGGAAGAGGCCGAGCGGCTGACCAAGGACGCCGATGGCGACGGCATCCTGATGTATATGCAACTGATGCTCCACCACGCGCGCCAGAACGGGACGCCCGTGACGCGCGAGACCCTGCGAAAGCACGGCGAGGCGGTGGCCCTGTTCGAAGGCCTAAAGGACCTCAGCTGGTTCGACCGGATGAACGCCTTCGGCGCCCGATATGGGCTGGAGATCGAACACTATATCGTCTCGGCCGGCCTGGAGGAGATGATCGACGGCACGCCGATCCGCCCCGCCCTGAACCACGTCTTCGCCTCCCACTATGTCTATGACGACAAGGGCGAGGCGGCCTGGCCCGCCGTCGGCGTCAACTACACCACCAAGACCCAGTATCTGTTCCGCATCAACAAGGGGGTGAAGAACCACTGGGAGCATGAGCGGATCAACCACTTCATCCCCGACGACCAGCGGCCGGTGCCGTTCGAGCGGATGATCTTCATCGGCGACGGCGACACCGACGTGCCGACCATGAAGATGATGCACACCAAGGGCGGCTTCTCGATCGCCGTCTATGATCCCCGCTCGAACGAGAAGGACCAGAAGAAGGTCTATTCCCTGATCTCGGAGGACCGGGTCAATTTCGTCGCCGCCGCCGACTATCGCGAGGGCTCGGCCCTGGATTTGATCGTCAAGGGGCTGGTCGGGCGTATCGCCATCAACGCCGGCGCCATGCCGGCGGGTATGGAGGCCTAACGCCCCCCGGCCCGCAGCCAGGCGTCGCGCGCGCCGATCAGCCGGGCGGGCGCCAGGCCGCGCAGAGACTTGGCGCCGGTCTGTTTCAGCCCCGCCTCCTGTCCCTTCTGCCAGACGACGGTCGCCAGATAGGCCACGGCTTCGGCGACATTCACCACCACCACCTCGGACGGCAGGGTCGCGCCCCGGTCCAGCCTCAGCCGCAGGCCGGTCCCCGACAGATCGACGATGATACAGGCGGTCTCAACCCCCGGCGCACAGACCACGCCGCGCGCATTGACGGATGTACGGGTTTCGCCGCGCCGATCGGCCGGAGAGACGGGCTTGGATCCGAACATGCTCAAGGCCTCGCAACACGCATCGGCGATACAGGGCAAGCCGCCGATCTTCGCCGCCCGAAACGGCTGATCAGCCGGTAGCCGAGTTTCAGCCCGTCCGGAAGAGGGGCTAGAGGCTCGCCTTCCACAGCAGGACGCCGGCCCGCTCGGCCAGGACCGGCACGCCCATTTCGCGCGCCGTCGCCACGGCCTCGTTCAGGATCAGGTTCAGGTGGCGCGGCGCAGGGCCGCCCAGACGGTGGCGGGCCAGGGCCAGTTCGGCCAGACCGATCTGGTCGGCCGCCCAGTCCAGCGGCGCGGCCCCGACGAGGCGCCGGCGCAGACGGTCTTCCAGCAAATCCAGTCCGGCGAGGTCGCGCACAGCCTCGGCCAGGGCGATCTCGCGGCCCATGCGCCGCTCGCGCACCAGGGCGCCGACGATCAGACCGCGTCCCTGGGTCAGGGCCTCGGCCTGGTTCAGCAGCATCAGGGGCGTGGCGTCGTCGCCGGCGCGCAGCACCTGGATCACGGCCCAGTCCAGCGGGCTGTGATCGGGGGTGAACTGGTCGGCGGCGGCATCGAACATCATCCGGCCCTGGGCCTGGGCCTCGGCGTGACCGGCGACGGCCGCCAGGGCCGACAGGCCTGCGCCGCAAAGCGCCAGGGCGCGGGCGCGGGTCAGGGGGCGATAGTCGGGCGAGGCGGCCTCGACCAGGACGCCCAGATCACGCCCGGCCTGGTCCAGCAATCTTGCGTCGCGCTTGACCACTCCGGTCTCCAGCGCCAGTCCGGCCCGGTCCAGCCTCAGTTCGACATCGCCCTCGCCCGTCTCGTGCTGGGCCATGTCCATCAGGGCCGCCGCGTCCATCAGGGCGGCGGTGTCGCCGGACAGCCGGGCTTGGCGCGCCTTCAGACGGGCATGGATCGCCGACAGTTCGCCCGAAACGGGGGATCGACGCGTCGGCGCCTCCCCTTTCGGATCCCCCGTCGCCAGGACGCCCAGGGCGCGATCCAGGTTGGCGGGATCCCCGCACAGGTCGAACCGCAGCATCAGGACCTGGGCCTTGTCGACGGCGGCCCGTACGACCTGTCGCTCGCCCACGGCGGCCCGCATCAGGCTGTCGGCGCAGCGTTCGGCCCGGTCCAGACTGTCGACGGCGCCGCTGCGCCGAGCATGTTCGCGCCACAGGGCGGCGGCGCGGCGCTCGGTCTCGAACGGCCGGGCGCAGGACACCCGGCCGGCGTCGGTGGCTTCCCGACGCGCCTCAGCCGCCAGCAGATCGACGCCGATCAGCTCGACCCAGCTCAGATCCTCGCTCTCGCGGGCCTGGGAGAAGAGTTTGCGAAGGTCACGACCGAACTCGAACATACTCTAGGCGCCTTTAAATCCCGGTTCGGGACGGCTGGTGCGTCCCATAAGGGTTCCACTGCAAACGCGACGCCGTCATCGGGGTTCAGCCTGACCTTAAGGATGATTGTTCAGTTCAGATCGGGGGTTTTCTGGAGGCAGCGATTAAGCGCGGCGCGCGCGGCGGGGGCGTCGGCGTTCAGGCGGCGCACGGCGTCGATCCGGGCCCGCGTCTGGTCGGCTTCGGCCGCCGCCGAGGGCTTGCCGGCGACGGTTCCGGCCTGCATGGCGGCCAGAGACCAGAACAGGGCGGCGTCATACAGGCGCTGTCCCTCTGTGCTTTCGCCGCCCTCCAGCTCGGACGCGGCCTGGGTCAGGCCGGCGCACCGCACCGCCTCTTCATAGGAGACGAGGCCCACGCCCGAATGGGCGCCCGGATTGGGGGCGGTCTGCATCACCAGGCTGGCGAAGGTCAGTGCGACCAACATCGAAGGCTCCATCGACGTCCCCCGGACATCGACGCCATCACACCACGTTCGCGCGGCGGCGAGAAGGTCGAACCCGTGCGGGAATTGGACGGGATTGCGAATAACTGCAGTTTAACCTGTAACCCTGTATGTTGCTCTGCAGCAAAAGGCCTCGGCCTCGATATAGGCCGGTCTCGCACCGCACTGGATCGTCATGCTCTACGCGTTTCACGAACTCGCCTACCAATCGGCCCTGCCGTTCCGGGTCGGGGCGCAGATGGCCCGGCGCTTCTGGTCCTCGCCCTTCAATCCGGCGGCGGACACGGCGGTCGGCCGCACCGCCTACGCCTCGGCCGAACTGTTCGAAAGCGTCACGCGGCGCTACGGCAAGCCCGACTGGAAGCTGGAGACCATCGACATCGGCGGCAAGTCGGTCCGCACCGTCGAACAGGTGATCTGGCAAAGCCCCTGGTGCCGCCTGGTCCGGTTCGCCCGCAACATCGGCGACCTGAAGCGCGCCGGAAAGCCGGCCGCCGGCCCCGCCGTCCTGATCGTGGCGCCCCTGTCGGGCCACTACGCCACCCTGTTGCGCGGCACGGTCGAGGCGTTTCTTCAGGACCACGACGTCTATGTGACCGACTGGATCAACGCCCGCCAGGTGCCGGTGCTGGAGGGGCGGTTCGACTTCTTCGACTATATCGACCACGTCCGGACCATGCTGGCCCAGATCGGCGGCCGCGCCCATGTGGTCGGGGTCTGCCAGCCGGGACCGCCGGTGCTGGCGGCGGGCGCCGTCATGGCCGAGGACGGCGACGACAACCGCCCCGCCTCCATGACCTTCATGGGCTCGCCCATCGACGCCCGCCTGTCGCCGACCGTGACCAACCAACTGGCGGAGGAGAAACCCTTCACCTGGTTCCGGTCGAACATGATCCACAATGTGCCCCTGCCCTATGCGGGCTTCGGCCGGCGGGTCTATCCGGGC from Brevundimonas sp. SL130 encodes the following:
- the dnaJ gene encoding molecular chaperone DnaJ — its product is MARDYYEILGVERTIDAPGLKSAYRKLAMIHHPDRNGGSEESMAQFKEISEAYTVLSDDQKRAAYDRFGHAGVNGGGGGGFGQGQQGFSDINDIFSQVFGDAFGDAFGGRQGRGQQGGPRRGSDLRYDLEISLEQAYKGAEVEINIPATLTCETCEGSGAKPGTKPVTCTTCNGAGRVRQANGFFQVERTCPRCHGAGQMIADPCTTCHGHGQVRKTRTLNLKIPAGVDDGSRIRLTGEGDAGQRGGPRGDLYVFLSVTPHDLFERDNLDLLVTVPVPMTVAALGGEIEAPCLVSEACDGKCRAAVAVPAGAQTGKTVRIKGKGMPHLNGRARGDLVVELFVETPTDLTPRQKELLQELALSFGEGQNPRNSSFAGKAKRFWADILGNQDADGSKENAA
- the dapB gene encoding 4-hydroxy-tetrahydrodipicolinate reductase, translated to MSAIFHAGISGYRGRMGRAVSQVLDAREDVVVAARFDWGETADISLCDVIIDFSTPDASLALAQGAAERGGPALVIGSTGFTPDQEAELMKAAEKIAIVKSGNFSLGVNILIGLVQHAAQRLDAQDWDIEITEAHHRRKVDSPSGTALMLGEAAAEGRFTDLSEIRSKPYDGVQGERESGKIGFSSIRAGGIIGEHTVLFASEDEVLTLSHSAIDRSLFAKGAVAAAAWVRTRRPGLYDMQDVLGFRQA
- a CDS encoding DMT family transporter — translated: MKARTSVENIAGGIALRIAAAGAFSIMTATLKLASFDGVVAAEMLFYRAFFGLPVVLIWVLTQPGGLAGLTTRRPWALAGRSALGIVSILCLFQTLTLLPLADATTLSFTAPIFATLLSFLILKEAVGPRRWAAVAVGFIGVVVVMRPLALISGDGGDQAIPLVGIGFALAGALLTAGVTITLRQLRDTEHVAAIVFWFFAASSVVGAILLIFVGKMHSPATFGLLIGSGIAGGLAQLFMTASLRAAPVAVVAPFDYLQIVGAVVFGWWLMHATPSATTLAGAALIAASGLYTAWREHVRRKDSLMQTTAPLV
- a CDS encoding DUF4019 domain-containing protein — translated: MNEALESLSEREKETLRLLARGHDAKSVARHLDLSVHSVNERLRSARNKLGLSSSRAAARRLVEAEAGGASEAHVARPEFLGDKELGEDLAAEGVRLVASPQSRRVTSSARWIIGGLAVMLSLAVAALIFTHAAPPAGAPTNLPPPAASPVQAAEPGEGGEAALAWISLLDRAQWADSWNAAGGLFQAQVGQADWAATVASVRGTVGPVVTRTQTSVAPSTTLPGLPAGEYQVIQYRTAFRDKADSVETAVLMRERGTWKVIGYFIR
- the dut gene encoding dUTP diphosphatase translates to MTQTVAVQILRLPHAEGLPLPAYETAGSAGMDLRAAVPEDQPMTLAPGARALVPTGLKIALPLGFEAQVRARSGLALKHGIICPNAPGTIDSDYRGECGVILANIGPEPFVIRRGERIAQLVIAKHERADWVEVEELDETARGTGGFGSTGR
- the coaBC gene encoding bifunctional phosphopantothenoylcysteine decarboxylase/phosphopantothenate--cysteine ligase CoaBC; protein product: MDSRPLSNRKILLIVGGGIAAYKALELVRLIAKAGGQTRVILTESGAEFVTPLSLAALSGHPVRSGLFHPDDETSMGHIELSRWADLVVVAPTTAGLIAKAANGLADDLASTTLIATDKRVLLAPAMNVRMWEHPAVQANMERLKTLPGYHGVAVVGPDDGEMACGEYGPGRMAEPAAILEAIIGLLAAGGARPLAGRRAVVTAGPTFEPIDPVRGLTNRSSGKQGYAIAAALVELGAEVTLVSGPTALGAPVGVTRIDVESALEMQAATQAALPADIAVLSAAVADWRVDTIAGGKIKKGPGGPPTLALIENPDILAGIAAPGPNRPKLVIGFAAETTELEANARAKLSRKGCDWIIGNDVSDDVFGSDGNAVLLVTADKTESWPRQSKTAIARAVAARIADHFKSAQ
- a CDS encoding S-type pyocin family protein — encoded protein: MISQEWLRAAALGLMVAGLAACDNASAVQTRDRTAEAAPIGLAMTATEVSDGSAATEAKPVLTTGRRETVDAKIARLYARNGADFDAASAEDYLDKVTAFTAKPPRDVETVKRPNGDTLIYQASTNTFAVVARNGAPRTMFKPTTGADYWAEQKSAAPSFGQRRQSTQDDG
- a CDS encoding haloacid dehalogenase-like hydrolase produces the protein MSDAPTGAKPLLKTALIYDFDGTLARGNMQEVSFIPSVGMGIGAFWEEAERLTKDADGDGILMYMQLMLHHARQNGTPVTRETLRKHGEAVALFEGLKDLSWFDRMNAFGARYGLEIEHYIVSAGLEEMIDGTPIRPALNHVFASHYVYDDKGEAAWPAVGVNYTTKTQYLFRINKGVKNHWEHERINHFIPDDQRPVPFERMIFIGDGDTDVPTMKMMHTKGGFSIAVYDPRSNEKDQKKVYSLISEDRVNFVAAADYREGSALDLIVKGLVGRIAINAGAMPAGMEA
- a CDS encoding PilZ domain-containing protein, coding for MFGSKPVSPADRRGETRTSVNARGVVCAPGVETACIIVDLSGTGLRLRLDRGATLPSEVVVVNVAEAVAYLATVVWQKGQEAGLKQTGAKSLRGLAPARLIGARDAWLRAGGR
- a CDS encoding polyhydroxyalkanoate depolymerase, whose protein sequence is MLYAFHELAYQSALPFRVGAQMARRFWSSPFNPAADTAVGRTAYASAELFESVTRRYGKPDWKLETIDIGGKSVRTVEQVIWQSPWCRLVRFARNIGDLKRAGKPAAGPAVLIVAPLSGHYATLLRGTVEAFLQDHDVYVTDWINARQVPVLEGRFDFFDYIDHVRTMLAQIGGRAHVVGVCQPGPPVLAAGAVMAEDGDDNRPASMTFMGSPIDARLSPTVTNQLAEEKPFTWFRSNMIHNVPLPYAGFGRRVYPGFVQLYSFMSMNQERHRDAHWDYFNSLIAGDGDGVDKHEEFYDEYLSVLDLTEEFYLQTIDIVFQQHLLARGLLEHRGRKVDLTKIRDIGLMTVEGEKDDISGVGQTQAAHGLCSNIPDDQRVLYVQPGVGHYGVFNGRRFREEIYPRVRDFIAQNEARLGVPQRSAAAA